TTTCCACAATTTCAGGATCTCTACGACCTGACTTTTGAGTCACTGCAGGAAGACACCTTTTTACAGGACGTCGATCTTCTCTTTACGGCACTCCCCCATGGAGAATCGATGAAGGTCATGCAGCGGATCACGAACAATTCCGTCCGGATCATCGATCTCAGCGCAGACTTCCGGCTCCATGACCGGAATCTTTATCCCCAGTGGTATCATTATGAACATACCGCCCCGGATCTTCCGGACCGGTGGATCTACGGATTGCCGGAACTGCACCGGGAGCGGATCGTGAACGCAAAACGGATCGCGAATCCCGGCTGTTACCCGACCGGCGCCATTCTGGGAATCACTCCCCTGATCCGGGAGGAGAAGGTTAATCTTCAGGGAATGATCTTTGATGCCAAGTCCGGCGTCACCGGTGCAGGAAAATCCCCGAAGGCCCATCTCCACTTTCCCGAAGTCAACGAATCGCTCACGGCCTACCGGATCGGGGAACACCAGCACACACCGGAGATCGAGCAGGAAATTTCTCTGTCGGCAGGGGAAAAGGTTACCATCAACTTCACACCGCACCTGATCCCGATGAACCGGGGAGTCTACAACACCATCTATGCAACCCTCTTAGAACAGGTTTCCACCCGGGATCTGTTAGGGATCTATCAGAACTTCTATCAAGGAGAACCCTTCGTCAGGGTCCTCCCTGAAGGAGTTCTTCCGAACACAAAACAGGTGCGGGGTACC
The Deltaproteobacteria bacterium genome window above contains:
- a CDS encoding N-acetyl-gamma-glutamyl-phosphate reductase, which encodes MIKIAIAGATGYTGSELLRILHHHPEASVIRITSERSAGCHITEIFPQFQDLYDLTFESLQEDTFLQDVDLLFTALPHGESMKVMQRITNNSVRIIDLSADFRLHDRNLYPQWYHYEHTAPDLPDRWIYGLPELHRERIVNAKRIANPGCYPTGAILGITPLIREEKVNLQGMIFDAKSGVTGAGKSPKAHLHFPEVNESLTAYRIGEHQHTPEIEQEISLSAGEKVTINFTPHLIPMNRGVYNTIYATLLEQVSTRDLLGIYQNFYQGEPFVRVLPEGVLPNTKQVRGTNFCDIGLKADPRTGRVIITSAIDNLVKGAAGQAVQNMNLMMGFEETAGLQFPALSP